From a single Stomoxys calcitrans chromosome 4, idStoCalc2.1, whole genome shotgun sequence genomic region:
- the LOC106083235 gene encoding uncharacterized protein LOC106083235, with protein MPTNFDSCFERLCERPLQCRFPPCNCEKCQERWIDNDETDSEEEDGGGCWNLSTETESEEFHCRDNKPRICLPTNIYAALCDIFGVIAFIIMTSVTLWLMVWHYMWRFGVYIYRSGRKTQYIALALLSMLFLCIVFHSIGGCTMKTQHKEKIKTSCVCNDVKGNEPKTTPTNEKQRQRGGANEMQHSHGTHTKLDPEHIKEECKKKKSSDSLCALCGKFHKDSLVKSKTEMSDHEVRRIFEKFKLYSMPSEWKSPPAIIVLLKDYLVDFFGGWQ; from the exons ATGCCCACAAATTTTGACTCTTGTTTCGAACGACTATGTGAACGGCCACTTCAATGTAGATTTCCTCCATGTAactgtgaaaaatgtcaagaACGATGGATTGATAATGATGAAACTGATAGTGAAGAGGAAGATGGTGGTGGTTGTTGGAATCTCTCAACGGAAACAGAATCCGAAGAATTTCATTGTAGAGATAATAAACCTCGAATTTGTCTTCCAACCAACATTTATGCAGCACTATGTGACATATTTGGAGTTATAGC TTTCATCATTATGACTTCAGTTACTCTTTGGTTAATGGTCTGGCATTATATGTGGCGTTTTGGAGTCTATATCTATCGTTCTGGAAG AAAAACTCAATATATTGCTCTAGCTCTTTTGTCAATGCTTTTCCTCTGCATCGTTTTTCATTCAATTGGTGGATGCACCATGAAAACCCaacataaagaaaaaattaaaacatcatGTGTTTGTAACGATGTTAAAGGGAATGAACCTAAAACTACACCCACAAATGAAAAACAACGACAAAGAGGGGGAGCAAATGAAATGCAACATTCACATGGCACTCACACAAAATTGGATCCCGAACACATAAAGGAGGAGTGTAAGAAGAAAAAATCAAGTGATTCATTGTGTGCACTATGCGGGAAATTTCATAAAGATTCTCTGGTCAAGTCTAAGACAGAAATGAGTGATCATGAGGTTCGcagaattttcgaaaaatttaaattgtactCCATGCCCAGTGAATGGAAATCGCCGCCAGCCATTATTGTTTTACTCAAGGACTATTTGGTGGATTTTTTTGGTGGTTGGCAATAG